The Pseudalkalibacillus hwajinpoensis nucleotide sequence CGTTATCTGCTTCTTCTTCAATTCCATTCAAGCTTTCGAGTAACTTCGCTTGCTGTGTGTCGAGAACGTTTTTGTAGTCCGCTAAAAAGACAGTGAAATCATCTTGTAACGTCGTCAGGGCGTCGCTCGTTTTCGGTACTTGAGTTCCAACCGCGTCCCATTGGCCTTCTTCTTTGTTGGTTAGTTCTAACATGCTATTTACTTCTTCACGAAGGTCATTGTCCTGTAGAACGGTGTCTTTCACGTTGTTTTTAGAAAGCATACTATTTAGCGTTGCTTCATATCGATCCAGGGATGCATAGTACTGAAGAACATCCGTCAAATTCGCCCCTTTGATCGGACGTTGGAAATAGACGGATAGCGTATCTTTTCTAGCTTGTGATAGAGCAGGTGATGCTAGAATCGCATTTTCTTTTTCATTAATGCCGGATGAAATACGATAAATCTTATCAGATACCATTATTAGCAAGTCTTTTAACTCGGTATTTGATTCTTTTAATACATCAACCTGTTCCATTAACGTTTCTTTTTGAGAAGAGAGCGTTTCGTTTTCTTTTGTTAGCTTTTCAACTTCCTTTGTTAACTCTACAATTTGTACAAGTAAACTTTTATTCTCTTCAGTTAGCGTATCGATAAGCTTCTTTAGCTCTTCCAATTCGCCGTCAAGTGGGTTGTCGCCGCCTTCTTTGGCTAGAAGTTGCTGCTCGGTTTGCTTTATCCGATCGTTGAGCGTTAATAACTTTGTCGATGCGGTTTGAAGATCTTCTACTTTTGGTTCCTCGAGCGCAATCAACGTTTCCTGTAGCGTCACAATTTCCTGTGCGATGGCTAACAACTCATTGCGTTCTGCACTTAAATCAACTGGAGTTGGACCATTTGTTTCTCCATCTTCATCGATCACAGGAGGCTCTTCATCCTGTAAGCTCTTTAGAAGTTTCGTAAGGTCTTCCATTGGATCTTCTTCTTCACCTGGCTCTTCCGGATCAACGGGTTCTTCTGGATCTTCAGGGACCTCAGGTAGTTCAGGGTCATCGGGAATGACAATCTCATCTCCATCACCGAGCTTATTACTAAGCGTGGCGATATCTCCTTCTAGTTCATTTAAAACCATGGAGTCTTTTAGCTGCTGATAGTAATTAAGAATTCGCTCTTGTAGCGTATAGAAATCGTTAACCTGGCGCTCAACCTGGTCATACCGAAGTTCTTTTAAACCAGCAAACATTTCTTGCTGCTGCATCATCTGATTTTCTACCTGAGACATGTTTTCAAGAACGCTCTCAGATTTACCTTCGAACAATTCTTTGTTGTTCATAAACATCGGTTGAGGCATTTCAGTTGCCTGTGAAATCGAATCGACTGAATCAGCTTGAATTTGTTCAAGAACTTCTTGTTGTTTCTGCTGATACTCACGATAGTCATTCGTATAAGTAACAAAGTTTGCTAGATTTTCTTGAAAATCTTCCATCGTATTTGTTTGATCTGCTGCTCGTTCCTCAGCATTTTCTGACGTTGATTGAAGAGTGGCAAGCATCGACACTTGCTGCTCCATTTGCTCAGCAAGGTCTTTGGAGCTTGGTGTATAGAAGGAGAGCATTGTTTGCTGGAATGCTTTCTCTTTCTCTACAATTTGATCAAACTCTTGTTGGATGTTGACGAGATCGTTTGAAACATAGTTCCAATAAAGAGAAGACATCTTCGTATTAACGCGATTTGTTGCTTGCTCAAGTTCAAGCAAAACTTTCTCTTTATTGATGGCATTTAGTTGATTCTGAACCGTGTATTCTAGTTTTGTTTGTTCAGGTTGGTTTTCATCATAAGTTAGAATCTTCTCAGAGAATGTTGACGGGATGTACACTATGGCATCATACTTTTGATTGTTTAGTCCATTTTCTCCGGCACTACGTCCAACGACTTCCCAATTGTATTGTGATTCTGATTTAAGAATGGGAGGGACGTCATTTCCGAATTTCACGACTTCCTCGTCTTCTTCTGTTCCCGTATCTTCATTAATAACAGCGATGGTTTTCGTTGCGCTCTCTTTCTTCTTCATTGGATTTTCTCCAATGGAAGTAAAGTATATGAGTGGAAGAACTAAAATGATCGCTGTTACGAGAATGAGTTTAAGGATGCTTTTCTTCTCTTTCACGCATGTACCTTCCTTTCTATTTGGACAAGTGGAACCTGGATTTTTTGCGCTTTTTCGCTTTGAACATAATAAGCAAATCCGGCTTTAATATCGGGTTCTTTCCGGTCAAAAGGTAGATTAATGAGCGTTTGATCGGATTTCTTCATTAATAGTATAATTTGACGAATTTGCTTTAATTCGACCGTAAGTGGATCGTATCCTTTCGTTAGTTCATTGCTACTGCCAGATGCGATAATACTTAAGCCGAGGTGGCTATAGTTTTTCATTAATGCGGTCATTCGATCCTGAAGGAGGTTTCCGAGAGTTTGGGAAAATCGTCCATATCCATCAATAAAGAGGAAAACTCTTGAGAATTCAGGAAGTGTTCGGCGATTATTCATACTCTCATGATAGGTGATTGCACGTGACTTGAATTCAGTTGTCACTTGTTCAATCCATTCTTCGATTTGTTCTTTTGTTTCTAAATAAGTCGTGTTTACCTCGTCTTTTAGATGAAAAAGTCCGCGATCGATTGAATCAAATATAGCAATATGATCACCTTCTTGCTGTAACGCTTGCTGCGTAAGAAGACGCATGATATTGGTTTTACCTTTCTGGGCCTGTCCAAGTACAAGACAATGGGAAGTCTGCGCAAAGGAAAGGGAAACAGGCTTAACTGTTTCTTCATGCAATCCAATCGGATAAGTGTTCTTTGATTCCGAAGCTGGAATGTACGTATGTAACGTCTTTAACGTAAGATCAGTCGGTAGCATTGGAATAGCTTCAGGCTTGCTCACATCACGGTATTTGTCTTGTAGCATTTGGACTTCTTCTTTCAATGAAGCTAGCTGTTCATAGTCATCTTCCCCTCTAGTTGGTAGCACTATTTGACCGAAGTGTGTTTTCTCCTTCTTCATAATGGCTCTACCCGGTACTGCTTCTGGAGCAAAGGGGATTCTTCCAAGAACGGTGTAAGCTTCTGAGTTATCTAATAAATAATGGACAATTTTTGTTTTAAGGTTATTCATCAGTGCCTGACGAACCGAGTTCAAACGCGTAGCGCTCAA carries:
- the esaA gene encoding type VII secretion protein EsaA gives rise to the protein MKEKKSILKLILVTAIILVLPLIYFTSIGENPMKKKESATKTIAVINEDTGTEEDEEVVKFGNDVPPILKSESQYNWEVVGRSAGENGLNNQKYDAIVYIPSTFSEKILTYDENQPEQTKLEYTVQNQLNAINKEKVLLELEQATNRVNTKMSSLYWNYVSNDLVNIQQEFDQIVEKEKAFQQTMLSFYTPSSKDLAEQMEQQVSMLATLQSTSENAEERAADQTNTMEDFQENLANFVTYTNDYREYQQKQQEVLEQIQADSVDSISQATEMPQPMFMNNKELFEGKSESVLENMSQVENQMMQQQEMFAGLKELRYDQVERQVNDFYTLQERILNYYQQLKDSMVLNELEGDIATLSNKLGDGDEIVIPDDPELPEVPEDPEEPVDPEEPGEEEDPMEDLTKLLKSLQDEEPPVIDEDGETNGPTPVDLSAERNELLAIAQEIVTLQETLIALEEPKVEDLQTASTKLLTLNDRIKQTEQQLLAKEGGDNPLDGELEELKKLIDTLTEENKSLLVQIVELTKEVEKLTKENETLSSQKETLMEQVDVLKESNTELKDLLIMVSDKIYRISSGINEKENAILASPALSQARKDTLSVYFQRPIKGANLTDVLQYYASLDRYEATLNSMLSKNNVKDTVLQDNDLREEVNSMLELTNKEEGQWDAVGTQVPKTSDALTTLQDDFTVFLADYKNVLDTQQAKLLESLNGIEEEADNVLNQMQQAQQQTPDETTQGTQVISNHDQVKSQMGSLYDWVDSIEDSQSEILTYTDELQSRVAEVQTDANTLNNKWDTNVASTLMIRDDVFNVMGNAFVDGRSNDYVYDFLATPIDVTGSVFTDKKDTNLPPVVILFIILLSSLLIGYASYYFQHGPWWLQSILFLMLTSIVGLVISLYSLSIYPLGNDRSMEWTIFTILLLLSCAALIRVAFMGHHLLGWLVTVGLVALFVTPLLALSTPNFSFTDPMSRVYMSIQNSTQTLFTEGAMILTAILIVLIIIQYALNKRSWTQTKEDEAHEA